One part of the Malus sylvestris chromosome 2, drMalSylv7.2, whole genome shotgun sequence genome encodes these proteins:
- the LOC126613944 gene encoding probable disease resistance protein At5g66900 isoform X8, producing the protein MGGEGGLIGGAGLGTLFNALYEGLGELIAKNLVFKPLLKNIRLDSLEPLLKDIEESNKKLDLPVVELENLKAHLEEGIELLRKCKKIRWWIVYKRYKYATKLIRWDKSLQRFLEILNVQGIRDVKDSTVSVKNIEKLVSRIESNMGIPKQTDSEAWCAVPELPPLVVGLDFPLKELKRKLLKDENVSMVVLTAPGGCGKTTLATKFCQDKDVKDTFKENIFFVTVSKKPKLENIVQDLYQRKGFPAPTFQNEGSVVTWLQHFLREEGQNPLLIVLDDVWSGSESLLEKFDQFKTENFKFLVTSRSEFRGYGSPYYLQSLDHDNAMKLFHHSASLGDKSSHIPKDLPEKIVERCKGFPLAITVVGRSLCGEPIEIWRERELEWSKGFSILDSETELLLCLERSLDAVDKEIIKECFLDLGSFPEDQRIPAAALIDIWAELYDVDTDIECIANLYELTKRSLANLVVTRKDKTEGDWYYSEHFVTQHDVLRELAIYNTKTGPVEHRERLIIDICGDKLPKWWREQKHQPMKARLLSITTDEGFSSKWHDMQMPQVEVLVLNFQTKNYALPNSVVNMDELKAVIVTNYGFLPAELSNFQLLSSLPNLKRIRLERISIPSITKNPIHLAGLKKISLFMCNIGEAFNNCAISISSAFPNLEEMNIDYCSDLIELPSEVCDLIKLRKLSVTNCHKLSALPEGIGNLENLEMLRLRSCTELSKLPTSMKYLGKVNFLDISDCFSIKVLPEDIGEMSSLRKINMRQCSRLQELPPSVMGLEQLKEVVCDEETKYLWEPISSYLKNVTIIVAKENMNLNWLHKTRF; encoded by the exons ATGGGTGGAGAAGGCGGCCTTATCGGCGGGGCTGGTCTCGGAACACTATTCAATGCGCTGTATGAGGGCCTCGGGGAGCTGATTGCCAAGAATCTAGTGTTTAAGCCCCTACTCAAAAACATCAGGTTAGACTCTTTGGAGCCATTGTTGAAAGATATAGAAGAATCCAACAAGAAATTGGATCTTCCGGTTGTGGAACTGGAAAACTTAAAAGCACATTTGGAGGAGGGCATAGAGCTCCTTCGAAAGTGCAAAAAGATTCGATGGTGGATCGTCTACAAAAGGTACAAATACGCCACTAAGCTGATTCGATGGGATAAATCTCTTCAACGATTTCTGGAAATACTAAACGTTCAGGGAATAAGGGATGTGAAGGACAGCACGGTTTCGGTGAAGAATATAGAGAAGCTGGTCAGCAGAATTGAATCGAATATGGGGATACCAAAACAAACCGACAGTGAAGCTTGGTGTGCGGTACCTGAACTTCCCCCGCTAGTGGTTGGATTGGATTTTCCTCTCAAGGAATTGAAGAGGAAGCTTCTAAAGGACGAAAACGTGTCAATGGTTGTGCTGACTGCTCCCGGAGGATGTGGAAAAACCACTCTGGCTACAAAGTTTTGTCAAGACAAGGATGTCAAAG ATACATTCAAGGAGAATATCTTCTTCGTCACGGTTTCAAAAAAGCCTAAATTGGAAAATATTGTTCAAGATTTATATCAACGCAAGGGTTTCCCGGCACCTACTTTCCAAAACGAAGGCAGTGTAGTGACGTGGCTGCAACATTTTCTGAGGGAAGAAGGGCAGAATCCTTTACTGATTGTCCTGGATGATGTTTGGTCTGGATCAGAATCCCTTCTGGAGAAGTTTGATCAATTCAAAACggaaaatttcaagtttttggtGACATCTAGGTCTGAATTTCGGGGATATGGTTCCCCTTATTATTTGCAATCATTGGATCATGACAATGCGATGAAACTTTTTCATCATTCAGCATCCCTTGGAGATAAGAGCTCTCATATTCCAAAAGATCTTCCGGAAAAG ATAGTTGAGCGTTGCAAGGGATTTCCACTTGCTATTACAGTGGTGGGGAGATCACTTTGCGGGGAGCCTATTGAGATATGGCGCGAAAGAGAACTCGAATGGTCGAAAGGATTTTCTATTCTTGATTCAGAGACTGAATTGCTGCTCTGCCTTGAAAGAAGCTTGGATGCCGTTGATAAAGAAATCATCAAGGAATGTTTCTTAGACTTGGGTTCATTTCCTGAAGACCAAAGAATCCCTGCTGCTGCCCTCATTGATATCTGGGCAGAGTTATATGATGTGGATACAGATATAGAGTGCATTGCAAATCTCTACGAGCTAACCAAACGAAGTCTAGCTAATCTTGTTGTTACAAG GAAGGACAAGACTGAGGGGGACTGGTACTATAGTGAGCACTTTGTTACCCAGCATGATGTTCTTAGGGAGCTGGCTATCTACAACACAAAAACAGGACCGGTAGAACATAGAGAAAGACTGATTATTGACATATGTGGAGACAAACTTCCAAAATGGTGGAGAGAACAGAAGCATCAGCCGATGAAGGCCCGCTTATTATCCATAACAACTG ATGAAGGGTTTTCTTCAAAATGGcacgacatgcaaatgccacaAGTTGAGGTTTTAGTGTTGAATTTCCAGACAAAGAACTATGCCTTACCCAACTCCGTGgtgaacatggatgaattgaaggCTGTGATAGTCACAAATTATGGTTTCTTACCTGCTGAATTAAGTAACTTTCAACTTTTGAGTTCATTACCAAATCTTAAGAGAATCAGATTAGAACGCATCTCAATTCCTTCCATAACCAAGAATCCCATACATTTGGCGGGTCTGAAGAAGATATCCTTGTTCATGTGTAACATTGGTGAAGCATTCAACAACTGTGCCATCTCAATCTCATCAGCATTCCCAAATCTAGAGGAAATGAACATCGACTATTGCAGTGATTTAATTGAATTGCCCTCCGAGGTTTGTGATCTTATTAAATTAAGGAAGCTCAGTGTCACTAACTGTCATAAGCTATCTGCCTTGCCTGAAGGgattggaaatttggaaaatttaGAAATGTTGAGGCTAAGATCCTGCACAGAACTGTCGAAGCTTCCAACCTCGATGAAGTACCTTGGAAAGGTAAACTTTCTTGACATATCTGATTGCTTCAGCATCAAGGTGTTGCCCGAAGACATTGGTGAAATGAGTAGTTTAAGAAAGATCAACATGAGACAATGCTCAAGGTTGCAAGAGCTGCCTCCATCAGTCATGGGTCTTGAGCAGTTAAAGGAAGTGGTCTGTgatgaagaaacaaaatatttatGGGAACCCATCTCATCGTATCTCAAGAACGTAACGATAATTGTGGCCAAAGAGAATATGAACCTAAATTGGCTCCACAAGACTCGGTTCTGA